In the genome of Polaribacter atrinae, one region contains:
- a CDS encoding malate dehydrogenase yields the protein MKVSVVGAGAVGASCAEYIAIKDFASEVVILDIKEGFAEGKAMDLMQTASLNSFDTKITGSTNDYSKTANSDVCVITSGIPRKPGMTREELIGINAGIVKTVSANLIEHSPNTIIIVVSNPMDTMTYLVHKTTGLPKNKIIGMGGALDSARFKYRLAEALGAPISDVDGMVIGGHSDTGMVPLIGKAARNSVVVSEFLSEERMDKIVQDTKVGGATLTGLLGTSAWYAPGAAVSAMVQAIACDTKKIFPCSALLEGEFGLSDLSIGVPCVLGANGIEKIVEISLTDTEKEKLAESAVGVKATNGLLEL from the coding sequence ATGAAAGTTTCAGTAGTAGGAGCAGGTGCAGTAGGTGCAAGTTGTGCAGAATACATCGCAATTAAGGATTTTGCATCCGAAGTTGTTATTTTAGACATTAAAGAAGGTTTTGCAGAAGGTAAAGCAATGGATTTAATGCAAACTGCTTCTTTAAACAGTTTTGATACAAAAATTACAGGAAGTACAAACGACTATTCTAAAACAGCTAATTCTGATGTTTGTGTAATTACCTCTGGTATTCCACGTAAACCAGGAATGACCCGTGAAGAATTAATTGGAATAAACGCAGGAATTGTAAAAACAGTTTCAGCTAACTTAATTGAACACTCGCCAAATACAATTATCATTGTGGTTTCTAACCCAATGGATACAATGACTTATTTAGTTCATAAAACTACTGGATTACCAAAAAACAAAATTATCGGAATGGGTGGTGCTTTAGATTCTGCTCGTTTTAAATACAGATTAGCAGAAGCGTTAGGTGCGCCTATCTCTGATGTTGACGGTATGGTAATTGGTGGACACTCAGACACAGGTATGGTGCCATTAATAGGAAAAGCAGCTAGAAATAGTGTTGTTGTTTCAGAATTTTTATCTGAAGAACGTATGGATAAAATTGTACAAGACACTAAAGTTGGTGGAGCAACCTTAACTGGTTTATTAGGTACTTCTGCTTGGTATGCTCCAGGTGCAGCAGTTTCTGCAATGGTACAAGCAATTGCCTGCGATACTAAAAAAATATTCCCTTGTTCTGCTTTATTAGAAGGTGAATTTGGTTTAAGCGATTTATCAATTGGTGTACCTTGTGTATTAGGCGCTAACGGAATTGAAAAGATTGTTGAAATTAGCTTAACAGATACTGAAAAAGAAAAATTAGCAGAATCTGCAGTTGGTGTTAAAGCAACTAACGGTTTATTAGAATTATAA
- the gyrB gene encoding DNA topoisomerase (ATP-hydrolyzing) subunit B — protein MSEENKNNYDASSIQALEGMEHVRMRPSMYIGDVGVRGLHHLVYEVVDNSIDEAMGGYCDTIDVTINEDNSITTKDNGRGIPVGIHKKEGVSALQVVMTKIGAGGKFDKDSYKVSGGLHGVGVSCVNALSDHLRATVHKEGKVWEQEYEKGKALYPVKTIGESDFTGTIVTFLPDKTIFKQTTEFNYETLSTRMRELSFLNKGITITLTDRRNTDDEGNFISEVFHSDEGLPEFIKYLDSTREQLIGSVISMEGEKNGIPVEVAMVYNTSYAENLHSYVNNINTHEGGTHLSGFRRGLTSTLKKYADESGLLKNVKFEIAGDDFREGLTAIVSVKVQEPQFEGQTKTKLGNREVTSAVSQAVSEMLSDYLEENPNDAKIIVQKVILAATARHAARKAREMVQRKTVMSIGGLPGKLSDCSETDPAQCEIFLVEGDSAGGTAKQGRDRNFQAILPLRGKILNVEKAMQHKVFENEEIKNMFTALGVSIGTEEDPRALNLSKVRYHKVVIMCDADVDGSHIATLILTFFFRYMRAMVEQGYIYIATPPLYLVKKGQKREYAWDDNQRDIIAQQMGGNVAIQRYKGLGEMNADQLWDTTMNPEFRTLRKVVIDNATEADRVFSMLMGDEVPPRRDFIEKNAKYANIDV, from the coding sequence ATGAGCGAAGAGAATAAAAATAATTATGATGCTTCCAGTATTCAGGCACTGGAAGGAATGGAGCATGTAAGAATGCGTCCTTCCATGTATATTGGAGATGTTGGAGTACGTGGTTTACACCATTTAGTATATGAGGTTGTAGATAACTCTATTGATGAAGCAATGGGAGGTTATTGTGACACAATTGATGTTACCATAAACGAAGACAACTCAATTACCACAAAAGATAATGGTCGTGGAATACCTGTAGGAATCCACAAAAAAGAAGGCGTTTCTGCATTACAAGTTGTAATGACTAAAATTGGTGCTGGTGGTAAATTTGACAAAGATTCTTATAAAGTTTCTGGTGGTTTACACGGTGTTGGTGTTTCTTGTGTAAATGCATTATCAGATCATTTAAGAGCAACCGTACACAAAGAAGGAAAAGTTTGGGAACAAGAGTACGAAAAAGGAAAAGCACTATATCCAGTAAAAACTATTGGAGAATCTGACTTTACAGGTACTATTGTTACTTTCTTACCTGATAAAACAATATTTAAACAAACCACAGAATTTAACTACGAGACTTTATCTACTCGTATGCGTGAATTATCTTTTTTAAATAAAGGAATCACCATAACACTAACAGATAGAAGAAATACAGATGATGAAGGAAACTTTATATCAGAAGTTTTTCATTCTGATGAAGGTTTACCAGAATTTATCAAATACCTAGACTCTACTCGCGAGCAATTAATTGGCTCTGTAATTTCTATGGAAGGTGAGAAAAATGGTATTCCTGTAGAAGTTGCCATGGTTTATAACACTTCTTACGCAGAAAACTTACACTCTTACGTAAACAACATTAACACGCACGAAGGAGGAACACATTTATCTGGTTTTAGACGTGGTTTAACAAGTACATTAAAAAAATATGCAGATGAATCTGGATTATTAAAAAATGTAAAATTCGAAATTGCTGGTGATGATTTTCGTGAAGGATTAACAGCTATTGTTTCTGTAAAAGTACAAGAACCACAATTTGAAGGGCAAACAAAAACAAAATTAGGAAACAGAGAAGTTACTTCTGCAGTATCGCAAGCGGTTTCAGAAATGTTATCTGACTATTTAGAAGAAAACCCAAATGATGCAAAAATCATTGTTCAGAAAGTAATATTAGCAGCAACCGCAAGACACGCAGCACGTAAGGCCAGAGAAATGGTACAACGTAAAACGGTAATGTCTATTGGTGGTTTACCTGGTAAATTATCTGACTGTTCTGAAACTGACCCAGCACAATGTGAAATTTTCTTAGTTGAGGGAGATTCGGCAGGTGGAACAGCAAAACAAGGTAGAGATAGAAACTTCCAAGCAATTCTTCCACTACGTGGTAAGATTTTGAATGTAGAAAAAGCAATGCAACATAAAGTTTTTGAAAACGAAGAAATCAAAAACATGTTTACCGCTTTAGGTGTCTCTATCGGAACAGAAGAAGACCCAAGAGCTTTAAACCTATCTAAAGTGCGTTATCATAAAGTAGTTATTATGTGTGATGCCGATGTAGATGGATCACATATTGCTACCTTAATATTAACATTCTTTTTTAGATATATGAGAGCAATGGTAGAGCAAGGTTATATTTACATTGCAACTCCACCTTTATATTTAGTTAAAAAAGGTCAGAAAAGAGAATACGCTTGGGATGACAATCAACGTGATATTATTGCACAGCAAATGGGCGGTAATGTTGCTATCCAAAGATATAAAGGTCTTGGGGAGATGAACGCAGACCAACTTTGGGATACTACTATGAATCCTGAGTTTAGAACTTTACGTAAAGTTGTTATAGACAACGCAACAGAAGCAGACAGAGTTTTCTCTATGCTAATGGGAGATGAAGTTCCGCCACGTAGAGATTTTATTGAAAAAAATGCAAAGTATGCAAATATTGATGTATAA
- a CDS encoding DUF6588 family protein, translating into MKNSLLIIICIFTFTFNSKAQDGLENILFADISDANLLTEAYLRPAAEGFIYGMSSGWFHTAKVHKTLGFDITIGANLSLIPSDKEIFNVNSLNLSDKITKNPITSPTVLGSSDSAIQNGFEVTIPANSDPTINNGIHPELVRNFTMPDGFGDDLPLNAAPTPSVQISLGLPYQFEATVRVVPEVGSDDAKGKLFGLGIKKEITEWFGPLDKLPLHVSIMGAFTNMTVTSVIDDPSENGITITNGLGELKLDSYTVQALASLNFPFINIYGGIGYVSGSSSLNINGTYELEYSGGLNQTYKKTLVDPLNLDYKVSGLTSTIGARLSLGFFKIFGSYTLQEYNTVNAGIAFSFR; encoded by the coding sequence ATGAAAAATAGCCTATTAATTATTATTTGCATATTTACCTTTACATTTAACTCAAAAGCGCAAGATGGTTTAGAGAACATTCTTTTTGCTGACATTTCAGACGCAAACCTGCTAACAGAAGCTTACTTGAGACCAGCAGCAGAAGGCTTTATCTACGGAATGAGCAGTGGTTGGTTCCATACAGCAAAAGTTCACAAAACATTAGGTTTTGATATCACCATAGGCGCTAACCTTTCCCTTATTCCATCTGATAAAGAAATTTTTAATGTAAATTCATTAAACTTATCCGATAAAATCACAAAAAACCCAATTACTTCTCCTACCGTTTTAGGAAGTAGTGATAGTGCTATACAAAATGGTTTTGAGGTAACCATACCTGCAAACTCAGACCCTACAATAAACAATGGTATCCACCCAGAATTAGTGAGAAATTTTACAATGCCAGATGGTTTTGGAGACGATTTACCTTTAAACGCAGCACCAACTCCATCCGTACAAATAAGCTTAGGTCTACCTTATCAGTTCGAAGCAACTGTACGTGTTGTACCAGAAGTAGGTAGCGATGATGCAAAAGGGAAATTATTTGGTTTAGGAATTAAAAAAGAAATTACAGAATGGTTTGGCCCTTTAGACAAATTACCTCTTCACGTTTCTATAATGGGTGCTTTTACGAATATGACAGTTACAAGTGTTATAGACGACCCGAGCGAAAACGGAATAACCATAACTAACGGTTTAGGCGAATTAAAATTAGATTCTTATACAGTGCAAGCTTTAGCTTCATTAAACTTCCCTTTTATAAATATTTATGGTGGTATTGGATATGTTAGCGGTTCTTCTTCTTTAAATATAAACGGAACTTACGAACTAGAATATTCAGGAGGACTTAATCAAACATACAAAAAAACACTAGTTGACCCTTTAAACTTAGACTACAAAGTTAGCGGGTTAACATCTACAATTGGAGCAAGATTAAGCCTAGGATTCTTTAAGATTTTTGGAAGTTACACCTTACAAGAATACAATACCGTTAACGCAGGTATTGCATTTAGTTTTAGATAA
- a CDS encoding TonB-dependent receptor encodes MYFKFLLTFLTLFSVVSINAQDTGVLKGTITTEDGEPIMGANVHIKKLSLGTTSNENGEFILEKITNASYIVEVSYLGYNTIVKKVLISHSETIQNFVLKESSYLLEGVVVTSQKREQKNKDVPIAITSYGTDFIENQGTFEYDALSEYVPGFQVQIQSVNNPGIVIRGITSDSGDSRVEPRVSIFQDGVSISKSRGSVVELYDIERVEVLKGPQGTLFGRGAQIGAMHIIQNKAKNETSGAVKVGYGNYNQVLTTGYYNTPLVDDKLFFRAAAIYNSRDGFIENVSGGDLNGKETLAFRTSFKYLINDNTTLDVIANWQKDTPPGTSFKSGTYAPIGGDTNPNTFADLERGEELGLDRTVYGVTGILKHELNDVWDVTSTTAYRQFDSNEAFDADGTAAPALYFREISKGKQFSEEVRFNFDTDEKFRGFFGGNFFYEDGSQEVPWELDERSFGMLILNPAAFVLNGVPTLLSNIPNDPATFGPIAGAPLSSYNKETNTNFGKNYSGDIFADASYDVTDKLSITLGLRATWENINAAYQVEDAVTPSNLGHLTGNYPNILFASTNGEKIEASDNFLSAVGRFAVNYDVNDNITLFGTAARGRRPNVISVTATETNILSDETVMSYEIGAKSLFLNNRLQFDINAYMYDYANFQTTITKFENGNLISIPEDSGNASSFGFEAATQFAFTKSSSFFANYGYIDASFDDKDSNGNEQALAGNTFRLTPKHSFSFGFNINPKINKNLDFFFRPTYTYKSKVFFEETNLPNISQDGYGILNYKVGLTINKMYELGFYMNNALGKQYIIDAGNTGGAFGIPTFIAGAPRFFGAQLKVKF; translated from the coding sequence ATGTACTTTAAATTTTTACTTACTTTTTTAACACTATTTAGTGTAGTTAGTATAAACGCTCAGGATACTGGCGTATTAAAAGGAACGATAACAACAGAGGATGGAGAGCCTATTATGGGTGCAAATGTTCATATTAAGAAATTGTCTTTGGGTACAACTTCTAATGAAAATGGAGAATTTATATTAGAGAAAATTACAAATGCTTCTTATATTGTAGAAGTTTCATATTTAGGGTACAATACAATTGTAAAGAAAGTATTGATTAGTCATTCAGAAACAATTCAAAACTTTGTTTTAAAAGAAAGCTCATATCTATTAGAGGGTGTTGTGGTAACATCTCAAAAAAGAGAGCAAAAAAATAAAGATGTTCCAATTGCTATTACTTCTTACGGAACAGATTTTATAGAAAATCAAGGAACTTTTGAGTATGATGCTTTATCAGAATATGTACCTGGTTTTCAAGTGCAGATTCAAAGTGTTAATAATCCTGGAATTGTTATTAGAGGAATTACAAGTGATAGTGGAGATTCTAGAGTAGAACCAAGGGTTTCTATATTTCAAGACGGAGTTTCAATTAGTAAATCTAGAGGATCTGTTGTAGAATTGTATGACATAGAACGTGTAGAGGTTTTAAAAGGTCCGCAAGGAACCTTGTTTGGTAGAGGTGCGCAAATTGGTGCGATGCATATCATTCAGAATAAAGCAAAAAACGAAACATCTGGGGCTGTAAAAGTTGGTTATGGTAATTACAATCAGGTTTTAACAACTGGGTATTACAATACACCTTTGGTGGATGATAAATTGTTTTTTAGAGCTGCGGCAATTTATAATTCTAGAGATGGTTTTATAGAAAATGTTTCTGGTGGAGATTTAAACGGAAAAGAAACACTTGCTTTTAGAACATCATTTAAATATTTAATAAATGATAATACAACTTTAGATGTTATTGCAAATTGGCAAAAAGATACGCCTCCAGGTACTTCTTTTAAAAGTGGAACTTATGCGCCAATTGGTGGCGATACAAATCCAAATACTTTTGCTGATTTAGAAAGGGGAGAAGAATTAGGTTTAGATAGAACTGTTTATGGTGTTACAGGTATTTTAAAACATGAGCTGAATGATGTTTGGGATGTTACTTCTACAACGGCTTATAGACAATTTGATTCTAACGAAGCTTTTGATGCTGACGGAACTGCTGCTCCTGCACTTTATTTTAGAGAAATTTCTAAAGGAAAACAATTTAGTGAAGAAGTGAGATTCAATTTTGATACTGATGAGAAATTTAGAGGATTCTTTGGAGGTAACTTTTTCTATGAAGACGGTTCGCAAGAAGTACCTTGGGAATTGGATGAAAGAAGTTTTGGGATGTTAATTTTAAACCCTGCTGCTTTTGTTTTAAACGGTGTACCAACGTTGTTGTCAAATATACCTAATGATCCTGCAACTTTTGGCCCAATAGCAGGTGCTCCTTTAAGTTCTTACAATAAAGAAACAAATACAAATTTTGGTAAAAATTATTCTGGAGATATTTTTGCGGATGCTTCTTATGATGTTACAGATAAATTATCGATTACTTTAGGATTAAGAGCAACTTGGGAGAATATTAATGCGGCGTATCAAGTAGAAGATGCTGTTACTCCATCTAACTTAGGGCATTTAACAGGTAATTATCCAAATATTTTATTTGCAAGTACAAATGGAGAAAAAATAGAGGCTAGTGATAATTTTTTATCTGCAGTTGGTCGTTTCGCAGTAAATTATGATGTGAATGATAATATTACTTTATTCGGAACAGCTGCAAGGGGAAGAAGACCCAACGTTATTAGTGTTACAGCAACGGAAACAAATATATTATCTGATGAAACGGTAATGTCTTATGAAATCGGAGCAAAATCATTATTTTTAAATAATAGATTACAGTTTGATATCAATGCATATATGTATGATTATGCTAATTTTCAAACAACAATTACCAAGTTTGAAAACGGAAACCTTATTTCTATACCAGAAGATAGTGGAAATGCAAGTTCATTTGGTTTTGAAGCCGCTACGCAATTTGCTTTTACAAAAAGCAGCAGTTTCTTTGCTAATTATGGGTATATAGATGCTTCTTTTGATGATAAAGATTCTAATGGGAATGAACAAGCTTTAGCAGGAAACACATTTAGATTAACGCCTAAACATTCATTTTCTTTTGGATTTAACATCAACCCAAAAATTAATAAAAATTTAGATTTCTTTTTTAGACCAACATATACTTATAAGTCTAAAGTGTTTTTTGAAGAAACTAATTTACCTAATATTTCGCAAGACGGTTATGGAATCTTAAATTATAAAGTGGGGCTAACCATAAACAAAATGTATGAGCTTGGTTTTTACATGAACAATGCTTTGGGTAAACAATATATTATTGATGCAGGTAATACGGGAGGAGCTTTCGGAATTCCGACTTTTATTGCGGGAGCACCAAGGTTTTTTGGAGCACAATTAAAAGTGAAGTTTTAA
- a CDS encoding glycerophosphodiester phosphodiesterase family protein, giving the protein MNKNILSFLFLILFITVVKGQDVVNLAALEKSIHNKEANSKGMKSGNEARIIWSENYKEKESPIAFVYLHGFGASGREGEPVMSMLSKKYNANVYLSRLKEHGLDRDDNFINLTPENYIASAKEALEIGKKIGKKVILVSTSTGGTLSLKLASEDASILGLVMYSPFIGLKNPAFAAIVTPEGKAGFIKMNGSEIMKQKRPREEAKYWSTSYHINGYEALKKMLISNMTPQTFSKVKIPVFVGYYYKNEEEQDQVVSVDAILKMYDGLGTSVDKKKKVAFPKAGNHVIACDLRSNDWESVYNETVAFIDATILEKKQQYNFELQGHRGARGLSPENTMQAFEKALNLGVNTIELDVVISKDNKVVVSHEPWLNDEITLDAKGKRITKKDAAAFNMYKNKYQEIKKYDVGSLGNSKFPEQEKVAAYKPLLSEVIAFAETKNTEILYNIEIKSTPTDEKNGFQPAVAEFSDLVIAQLKKAKLPVERIVIQSFDPRILEYIHKTYPEFILAFLTYQNDFKTNMKMLSFVPEIYSPYFVLLNKEEVSSIQKNDMRVIPWTVNKKEDMINLLNMGVDGLITDYPNIAIPLRK; this is encoded by the coding sequence ATGAATAAAAATATTTTATCGTTTCTTTTTTTAATACTGTTTATTACTGTTGTTAAAGGACAAGATGTTGTAAATTTAGCTGCTTTAGAAAAAAGTATACATAATAAAGAAGCTAATAGTAAGGGAATGAAATCAGGAAATGAAGCCAGAATTATTTGGTCAGAAAATTATAAGGAAAAGGAATCTCCAATTGCATTTGTGTATTTACATGGTTTTGGTGCAAGTGGTAGAGAAGGGGAGCCGGTAATGAGTATGCTTTCTAAGAAATACAATGCAAATGTTTATCTATCTCGTTTAAAAGAACATGGTTTAGATAGAGATGATAATTTTATAAACCTAACACCAGAAAATTATATTGCTTCTGCAAAAGAAGCTTTAGAAATAGGAAAAAAGATTGGTAAGAAAGTTATTTTAGTAAGTACATCAACAGGTGGAACATTAAGTTTAAAATTAGCGTCAGAAGATGCTTCTATTTTAGGATTGGTGATGTATTCTCCGTTTATCGGACTTAAAAATCCTGCATTTGCAGCCATTGTAACTCCAGAAGGAAAAGCAGGATTTATAAAAATGAATGGTAGCGAAATTATGAAGCAAAAAAGACCACGGGAAGAAGCTAAATATTGGTCTACTTCTTATCATATTAATGGGTATGAGGCTTTGAAAAAAATGTTAATCAGCAACATGACTCCGCAAACATTCTCTAAAGTTAAGATTCCTGTTTTTGTCGGGTATTATTATAAGAATGAAGAAGAACAAGATCAGGTAGTTTCTGTGGATGCAATTTTAAAAATGTATGATGGTTTAGGTACTTCTGTCGATAAAAAAAAGAAAGTCGCTTTTCCGAAAGCCGGAAATCATGTAATTGCGTGTGATTTAAGGTCGAATGATTGGGAAAGTGTATATAATGAAACTGTAGCTTTTATTGATGCAACGATTTTAGAGAAAAAGCAACAATATAATTTTGAATTGCAAGGGCATAGAGGTGCAAGGGGTTTATCACCAGAAAATACAATGCAAGCTTTTGAAAAAGCGTTAAATTTAGGTGTAAATACCATAGAGTTAGATGTGGTTATTAGTAAAGACAACAAAGTAGTGGTTTCTCATGAGCCTTGGTTAAATGATGAAATTACGTTAGATGCCAAAGGAAAACGTATTACAAAAAAAGATGCTGCTGCTTTTAATATGTATAAAAATAAGTATCAAGAAATAAAGAAATATGATGTTGGTTCATTAGGGAATTCTAAGTTTCCTGAGCAAGAAAAAGTTGCAGCTTACAAACCTTTATTGTCTGAAGTAATTGCTTTTGCTGAAACTAAAAATACTGAAATTCTTTATAATATAGAGATTAAAAGCACGCCTACGGATGAAAAAAATGGATTTCAACCCGCTGTAGCGGAATTTTCAGATCTTGTAATAGCGCAATTAAAAAAAGCAAAATTACCTGTAGAAAGAATCGTTATTCAAAGTTTTGATCCTAGAATTTTAGAATATATTCATAAAACGTATCCAGAATTTATTTTGGCATTTTTAACGTATCAGAATGATTTTAAAACGAACATGAAAATGTTAAGTTTTGTGCCAGAAATTTATAGTCCATATTTTGTGTTGTTAAATAAAGAGGAAGTTAGTAGCATTCAGAAAAATGATATGAGGGTTATTCCTTGGACAGTAAATAAGAAAGAAGATATGATTAACTTATTAAATATGGGGGTTGATGGTTTAATTACAGATTATCCTAATATTGCAATTCCTTTAAGAAAGTAA
- the recQ gene encoding DNA helicase RecQ — protein sequence MKKQTHTLLKNIYGYENFRPLQEEIIDRTIEGKDSFVLMPTGGGKSICFQIPALLFDGITIVVSPLISLMKDQVQALKANGIKADFFNSSNSPQEENEVINKAINGEIQLLYLSPEKLIAVRNTWLKQLNIKLVAIDEAHCVSMWGHDFRPEYTQLKVFRNSLPHVPFMALTATADKSARKDIENQLGLSNSKLFISSFNRKNLSIEVRGQVAKKKKLEEITSFIKRRKNESGIIYCLSRKNTEEVANYLKKEGHSVAFYHAGMNHEERESTQTDFINDDIKIVVATIAFGMGIDKSNVRFVIHYNLPKNLEGYYQEIGRAGRDGLPSETVLYYNMRDFVLYSQFADGGANSDMQKEKLNRMLQFAEAKSCRRKILLSYFGEHLTENCGNCDVCENPPKDFEGTILTQKALSGIVRMKEKDGITMLINVLRGSNNADIHTKQYFNLKTYGIGKDVSFFDWRDYVIQMANQGLIEIMYSENSALKISPIGWKVLKGEKTIRLTTPTTSEDKKKKTKTIKTTTEGETNKDLFTELKKIRYSIAKEENMPAYIIFNDKTLKLMASELPTTENEFLAISGVGMNKMEKYGEEFMNVIRKFKKVAKPRKISTIQKTFDLFKEGLKPKAIAEKRNLSITTIFSHLSQLYMEGKEVNLEELVDREVVDKVRVAFNDLERKIELKPIYDKLNEEVSYGEIRLSITLILKNE from the coding sequence GTGAAAAAGCAAACACATACCCTTTTAAAAAACATATATGGTTACGAGAATTTCCGCCCTTTACAAGAAGAAATCATAGACAGAACCATAGAAGGAAAAGATAGTTTTGTATTAATGCCAACCGGAGGAGGAAAATCTATTTGTTTCCAAATACCTGCATTATTATTTGATGGAATTACAATTGTAGTTTCTCCGCTTATTTCATTAATGAAAGATCAAGTACAAGCTTTAAAAGCAAACGGAATAAAAGCCGATTTTTTTAACAGCTCCAATTCTCCACAAGAAGAAAACGAAGTAATTAATAAAGCCATTAACGGAGAAATACAACTATTATATTTATCTCCAGAAAAACTAATAGCTGTTCGTAATACTTGGTTAAAACAACTAAACATAAAATTAGTCGCTATTGATGAAGCACACTGTGTAAGTATGTGGGGACATGATTTTAGACCCGAATACACACAATTAAAAGTTTTTAGAAACTCATTGCCACATGTCCCTTTTATGGCATTAACCGCTACTGCGGATAAATCTGCTAGAAAAGATATTGAAAATCAGTTAGGATTATCAAATTCAAAATTATTTATTTCTTCATTCAACAGAAAAAACTTAAGTATTGAAGTACGAGGACAAGTTGCAAAAAAGAAAAAACTAGAAGAAATTACTAGTTTTATCAAACGAAGAAAAAATGAAAGCGGTATTATCTATTGCTTAAGTAGAAAAAACACAGAAGAAGTTGCAAACTATCTTAAAAAAGAAGGGCATTCTGTAGCATTTTATCACGCAGGAATGAATCATGAAGAAAGAGAAAGCACGCAAACCGATTTTATAAATGATGATATAAAAATAGTGGTTGCAACCATCGCTTTCGGAATGGGAATTGACAAATCTAATGTTCGTTTTGTAATTCATTACAACTTACCAAAAAACTTAGAAGGCTATTACCAAGAAATTGGAAGAGCAGGAAGAGATGGATTGCCATCAGAAACTGTTTTATACTACAATATGAGAGATTTTGTATTGTACAGTCAGTTTGCAGATGGAGGCGCAAATAGCGACATGCAAAAAGAAAAATTGAATAGGATGCTTCAATTTGCAGAAGCGAAATCTTGTAGGAGAAAAATTTTATTATCTTATTTTGGGGAACATCTAACAGAGAATTGCGGTAACTGTGATGTTTGTGAAAATCCTCCTAAAGATTTTGAAGGCACTATTTTAACTCAAAAAGCACTTTCTGGAATCGTAAGAATGAAAGAGAAAGACGGAATTACCATGTTGATTAACGTTTTAAGAGGAAGTAACAATGCAGATATTCATACAAAACAATACTTCAATTTAAAAACTTACGGAATAGGAAAAGATGTTAGTTTTTTTGATTGGCGAGATTATGTGATTCAAATGGCAAACCAAGGATTGATTGAAATCATGTATAGTGAAAATTCTGCTTTAAAAATATCACCCATCGGGTGGAAAGTTTTAAAAGGAGAAAAAACAATTCGACTAACAACCCCTACAACTTCCGAAGATAAAAAGAAGAAAACAAAAACAATAAAAACAACTACTGAAGGAGAAACTAACAAAGATTTATTTACCGAACTTAAAAAAATAAGATACTCCATAGCTAAAGAAGAAAACATGCCAGCATACATTATTTTTAATGATAAAACATTAAAATTAATGGCAAGCGAACTTCCAACAACCGAAAATGAATTTTTAGCTATTTCTGGAGTTGGAATGAATAAAATGGAAAAGTATGGTGAAGAATTTATGAACGTGATTCGTAAATTTAAAAAAGTAGCCAAACCAAGGAAAATTAGTACCATTCAAAAAACTTTTGACTTATTTAAAGAAGGTTTAAAACCAAAAGCAATTGCAGAAAAAAGAAATTTGTCTATAACCACTATTTTCTCACACTTATCTCAACTTTACATGGAGGGAAAAGAGGTGAATTTAGAAGAACTTGTAGATAGAGAAGTTGTAGACAAAGTACGAGTTGCTTTTAATGATTTGGAGCGAAAAATAGAGCTAAAACCTATTTACGACAAACTAAACGAAGAAGTTTCTTATGGAGAAATAAGATTAAGTATTACTCTCATTTTAAAAAACGAATAA